The DNA window CGATGCAGATGCGTTGGCACTGACCCCCGGAGAACTGGCCCGGACGGCGATCGCCCACGACTTCGGGTGCCAGGCCGACGGCCTCGAGGACCTCGTCGACCTTGGCAGCGGTCTCGCCGTTGCGCCCGCCCCAGATGCGCAGGCCTTCGGCGACCGCGTCTCTGACCTTGCGCCGCGGGTTCAAAGACGAGATCGGGTCCTGGAAGATCATCTGCAGCTGGCGGCGCGTCCGCCGCAGGTCCTCGTCGGCCAGCTCCGTCAGGTCGGTGGACTCGAGCACCACCGAGCCCGAGGTGGGCGATGGCAGCTGCATGATCGCCCGTCCCGTTGTGGACTTGCCGCACCCCGACTCGCCCACCAGGCCCAGGGTCTCGCCGTCGAGCACGTCGAAGCTGACGCCCGAGACGGCGTGCACGGTCTGGTTGCGGCCGGCGGCGAACTCGACCACGAGGTCCTCCACCCGCAGCAGCACGTCGTCGCCGTCCCGGAGGTGGGCCTTGCCGGTGCCGGCCATCAGCTGACCGCCACGGCGTTCAGGTCGAGCCCGGCTGCGGTGTGCCCGGCCCTGAGGTTGTCGGCCAGCGCGGTGTCGGCCTCCGGGCTCCCCACCGGGACGAAGCACCGCCACCGGTGCGGGAGCAGCTCGGTCTCCAGCATCTCTGGGTTGCGGTCCAGGCAGTCGGCCAGGGCGTAACGGCAGCGCGGCGCGAACCGGCACCCTTTGGGGAGTTGTGCCATGTCGGGCGGCCGGCCGCTGATGGCGTCGAGGCGGGTGTGGCTCGGCTGGTCCACCTTGGGGACGGAGTTGAGCAACGCCTCGGTGTACGGGTGACGGACCTGAGTGAAGAGGGCGTCGGTGGCGGCGACCTCGACGAGCTGACCGGCGTACATCACCGCCACCCGGTCGGCTCGGCCGGCGACGACGCCCAGGTCGTGGGTGATGAGGATCATCGCCATGTCGTGCTCTTCCTGCAGTCGCGCCAGCAGGTCGAGGATCTGCTTCTGCACGGTGACGTCGAGCGCCGTGGTGGGCTCGTCGGCGATGAGCAGCCGGGGCTCGCAGGCCAGCGCGATGGCGATGGTGACCCTCTGGCGCATGCCACCCGACAGCTCGTGGGGGTACTGGTCCAGGCGGCGCTTGGGATCGGGGATCTTCACCTGGTGCATCAGGTCGACGGCCCGTTCGGTCGCCGCGTTGCGGCTCAGCTTCAGGTGGTAGCGGATCGACTCGGTGAGCTGCGCACCGATGCGCTTCACCGGGTTGAGCGACGTCATGGGGTCCTGGAACACCATCGCCATCTCGGTGCCCCAGAAGTGCCTGGCCTCCGGCCGCGACAGCTGGCGCACGTCGCGCCCGTCGAAGATCACCTCGCTGTCCTCGGGTACGTAGGCGTTGTCGGCCAGCAGGTTCATGATCGACCGCACCAGCACCGACTTGCCCGAGCCGGACTCGCCGACGATGCCCAGCGTCTCGCCCCGCTCGAGCGTGAACGAGACACCGTCCACCGCCCGCAAGACGCCCCGTGGCGTGTCGAACATCGTGCGCAGGTTCTCGACGACCAGCAGGGGCGGGCCGGCACTGCCGACGGGAAACGGTCTCACTCGCTCTCGTCCTCCTCCGGGCTCACAGCCGGCTCCGGCGAGGGTCCCAGAGCTTGCGGGCCTTGTCGCCCACGCGGTTGAGGGCGAAGACGGTCAGGAACAGCACGATGCCGGGCGCGAAGACGAGGTGCGGGTGTTGCTCGATGGTCGTCTGCCCGGCGGCGATCATGTTGCCCCAGGTCGGGTTGGGACGGCGGATGCTCAACCCGAGGAAGCTCAACGAGGCCTCGGCGACGATCAACGCCCCCAACACGATGAAGCTGTACGACACGACCGGCAGCGCCACGTTGGGCAGCAGCTCGCGCAGGATGAGCCGCCGGTCCCTGGCGCCCAACGCCCTGGCCGCCAGCACGAACTCGCGCTGCGCGAACACCATCGTGTTGGCCCGGCTGAGCCGGATGTACGTGGGGATCCCCAGCACCCCGAGCGCGATCGTGACGTTGCGGACGCTGGGCTCGACGACCGCCACCATGCCCAGCAGCAGGATCAGCGGTGGGAACGCCAGCATCGAGTCGGCCACCACGTTGACGGCACCCTCGGTCCTGCCGCGGTAGTAGCCCGCCGTGATGCCGACGAGGCC is part of the Acidimicrobiales bacterium genome and encodes:
- a CDS encoding oligopeptide/dipeptide ABC transporter ATP-binding protein, which translates into the protein MAGTGKAHLRDGDDVLLRVEDLVVEFAAGRNQTVHAVSGVSFDVLDGETLGLVGESGCGKSTTGRAIMQLPSPTSGSVVLESTDLTELADEDLRRTRRQLQMIFQDPISSLNPRRKVRDAVAEGLRIWGGRNGETAAKVDEVLEAVGLAPEVVGDRRPGQFSGGQCQRICIARALVLEPKVVICDEPVSSLDVSVQAQILNLLEEMKARYGLTLVFIAHDLAVVKNISDRVVVMYLGKICEVATPDELFAHPSHHYTRLLLASIPKPTPGNRQHGEGLAGELPSPLDPPSGCRFRTRCPAAQDRCAHEEPQIREVRPGHYVACHFPEAAPAL
- a CDS encoding ABC transporter ATP-binding protein: MRPFPVGSAGPPLLVVENLRTMFDTPRGVLRAVDGVSFTLERGETLGIVGESGSGKSVLVRSIMNLLADNAYVPEDSEVIFDGRDVRQLSRPEARHFWGTEMAMVFQDPMTSLNPVKRIGAQLTESIRYHLKLSRNAATERAVDLMHQVKIPDPKRRLDQYPHELSGGMRQRVTIAIALACEPRLLIADEPTTALDVTVQKQILDLLARLQEEHDMAMILITHDLGVVAGRADRVAVMYAGQLVEVAATDALFTQVRHPYTEALLNSVPKVDQPSHTRLDAISGRPPDMAQLPKGCRFAPRCRYALADCLDRNPEMLETELLPHRWRCFVPVGSPEADTALADNLRAGHTAAGLDLNAVAVS